From Segatella copri, the proteins below share one genomic window:
- a CDS encoding glycoside hydrolase family 108 protein: MADSSKLVPFILSWETDKYTNNKKDKGGPTKYGITLATWRRVGYDKNGDGVLNEEDVKRLTEEDFHRVFKQNYWNACKADQIQDQSVANMLVDFAYNSGVSKAVKHLQLVLGITADGIIGNKTLYAINKSNGERLFEAFKKDRKAYLKRIAVGDQKGFLKGWLRRLSYITYGNLKLNK, translated from the coding sequence ATGGCTGATTCTAGTAAACTCGTTCCGTTTATCCTCAGTTGGGAAACGGACAAATATACAAATAACAAGAAAGATAAGGGCGGTCCAACAAAATATGGCATTACCCTTGCTACCTGGAGAAGAGTCGGGTACGACAAGAATGGTGATGGTGTTCTTAACGAAGAAGACGTGAAACGCCTTACTGAGGAAGACTTTCATCGAGTTTTTAAGCAGAACTATTGGAACGCTTGCAAAGCGGACCAAATCCAAGATCAGAGCGTAGCCAATATGCTGGTAGACTTTGCTTATAACAGCGGAGTTAGTAAAGCTGTAAAACATCTACAACTTGTATTAGGTATCACAGCAGATGGTATTATCGGTAATAAGACGCTGTATGCCATTAATAAATCCAATGGAGAAAGACTATTCGAAGCCTTCAAGAAGGATAGAAAAGCTTATCTAAAGAGAATCGCAGTCGGTGACCAGAAAGGTTTTCTTAAAGGGTGGC